ttattatttctttattattaaaattaataaaattaatttatttctattattaaaattttaataatataaaatgtgttcatatatgtaaaaaccatatagaaaatattttaataattcaaattAATGGGTTTCATATtcttaataatataaataaataaatatatatatatatatatatatatattgtaattatttatcatatatatattaataatgaactgttattaaaagaaaatatatttaatataaagtaatttatataatatatataataattaaaaaataataataataataaataaataaataaataataaaacaaataaataattaattaatatgtattaaattTTCTCTTTCTTGAACTTCTGAAAGCCaagaaattattttttttaaaacttCCTCATTTCCAGGTTCCATAGTAATCACATGATCCACATCATCTATACTAAGTAgttctttattattattatagaGTCTATCAAAAAAAGAGACTGAGCCATCATAATAACAAACGCAATCACTTAATgaatgaataatatataaagatatatcTTCAGgtatatcatttatattgtCATTTAAATTTTGCATCCCTCTTATTAATTCATAGCAAAGTTTAAATGTCATACCTTTATCAAAGCGAATTTTATCAAGCATATGTATATCATTAACATAAGAATGATTTGGAAatcttattttattcatgAATGGTAATCTCTttaatgtaaataaaaatgaagcaatttttattaatggtttaaaaatataattaaattgAAATGAATCTATGGGTCCAAATACATTAACTGAAATCATTGGTGACAATGATACACACCCTTTTATATTCAATCTTTCTTGCAGTTCTTTTGATTTACCTAAGATTTCTAAAGCACGTAAAACTATATTCCCACCCATAGAAAATCctattaaatatataggAGGTATCGTAACATTTATACttttttcatcatcttctatatatgtattatcTTCTTCATCCTCAATAGATAAGGAACTATTAAttaacataatatattgtaataaatcatatacataatcatcaaaattatttacatGATGTTTCAAATCATTATAACCATCAGATTCTCCATGACCTTGCATATCTAGGCCATATACAGAATAaccatttttattaaattctTCTATCCAGCTAtccttatatatataataattatcacTATCATTTAACACAGCTTCATGGTTgcttataatatttatattatgcTTTAAAAATCCTAGTCTTGCATGAGAATATAAACCATGAactaatattataatacCTATAGCATTCTTAACTATCCAAGAATAATTTCTTATTAACAAACCgtctttattataaaacCAATCCCGCTTTGGTCCACCatctatataattacataaCTTACTTTCTTCATAAAAACTTTCATTCTCACccattataaaaatatatataattttaaaaatatatatatttacttattcattagtttatttttattttttcattatttaaaacTCAACTACTAATAAAGGTgtctaatatatatatatatatatttacttatttatttcaatttttaatataaaataaaggtaaatattttttaattataaaaatgtatgaTATTTATAGATAAATTCCATATACATCTAATAACATTATTACAATATAAATTACTCAATTAAGACAAACAATCGTGTATACAACATACTTAATTTTACagtattataaaaattatatacaaaaaaataatttgtaatatttcatactattaaaatttttttttttgattttttcttcaaaataatgaaatataaaagattaattctttatatatatataatactcAATATTttagtaatatatataaaaataatttttctttatta
This region of Plasmodium gaboni strain SY75 chromosome Unknown, whole genome shotgun sequence genomic DNA includes:
- a CDS encoding putative lysophospholipase, whose protein sequence is MGENESFYEESKLCNYIDGGPKRDWFYNKDGLLIRNYSWIVKNAIGIIILVHGLYSHARLGFLKHNINIISNHEAVLNDSDNYYIYKDSWIEEFNKNGYSVYGLDMQGHGESDGYNDLKHHVNNFDDYVYDLLQYIMLINSSLSIEDEEDNTYIEDDEKSINVTIPPIYLIGFSMGGNIVLRALEILGKSKELQERLNIKGCVSLSPMISVNVFGPIDSFQFNYIFKPLIKIASFLFTLKRLPFMNKIRFPNHSYVNDIHMLDKIRFDKGMTFKLCYELIRGMQNLNDNINDIPEDISLYIIHSLSDCVCYYDGSVSFFDRLYNNNKELLSIDDVDHVITMEPGNEEVLKKIISWLSEVQERENLIHIN